The Montipora capricornis isolate CH-2021 chromosome 1, ASM3666992v2, whole genome shotgun sequence genome contains a region encoding:
- the LOC138013451 gene encoding uncharacterized protein, whose translation MEFKLQRGTSKVNFELQQKMLEVEQQRAEIKHQKLQNETERLTMEKKKPRKKLEEIDTKQGTKPNAVKLPKLDFKKFSGGLLNWQDFWDSFNSAIHSNPSLSPVEKMNSLRAQLEGDAANVISGLSLTNVNYEQSIKMLKERCGQNEVVVNVHYTSRMDLPASSSQTSALHKNNDLFGKHLRSLEALGENIERKMLVSRIMTKLPKDVLIHLTDQKKDGDEWTVQLLRDQLHRLRLRGKRQIGKVLTKLSTKARLETCGLHRRSPSLILTLLLVHYCLKPNYRRISLEERQ comes from the coding sequence ATGGAATTCAAATTACAACGAGGGACAAGTAAGGTGAACTTTGAACTCCAACAGAAGATGTTGGAGGTCGAACAGCAGAGGGCCGAAATTAAAcaccaaaaattacaaaatgagACAGAGCGACTTACAATGGAGAAAAAGAAACCGAGGAAGAAACTAGAAGAAATTGACACTAAACAAGGTACGAAACCTAACGCTGTAAAATTACCTAAGCTTGACTTCAAGAAATTTAGTGGAGGGCTCCTAAATTGGCAGGACTTCTGGGATTCCTTTAACTCAGCCATACATTCTAATCCATCTCTCAGTCCAGTAGAGAAAATGAATTCCCTGAGAGCCCAGCTAGAAGGAGATGCTGCAAATGTTATCTCAGGACTATCCCTGACTAATGTAAATTACGAACAGTCCATAAAAATGTTGAAGGAACGTTGTGGACAAAATGAAGTCGTCGTCAATGTTCATTATACTAGTCGTATGGATTTACCTGCCTCCTCCAGTCAAACATCAGCCCTGCATAAGAACAATGATCTCTTTGGAAAACACCTTAGATCATTAGAAGCTCTTGGAGAGAATATTGAGAGAAAAATGCTAGTGTCCCGGATAATGACTAAGTTACCCAAAGATGTTCTCATCCACCTGACTGACCAGAAAAAGGATGGTGACGAATGGACAGTGCAGCTACTCAGAGATCAGTTGCATAGGTTAAGGTTAAGAGGGAAAAGGCAGATAGGAAAAGTTCTGACAAAGTTGAGTACAAAGGCTCGGTTGGAAACGTGTGGTCTACATCGCAGGTCACCCAGTTTGATTCTAACACTACTACTGGTGCATTACTGTCTGAAACCAAACTACCGCAGAATCTCACTGGAAGAAAGACAATGA